A genomic segment from Desulfonatronovibrio magnus encodes:
- a CDS encoding type II toxin-antitoxin system VapB family antitoxin, which produces MRTTLDLPEELLQEAMHVSGINTKTRVIIKALEDLIRKETISELKNYKGKIDLDIDLNALRERKCRY; this is translated from the coding sequence ATGAGAACAACACTTGATTTGCCAGAGGAGTTATTGCAGGAGGCCATGCATGTTTCAGGCATAAACACTAAAACCAGAGTCATTATCAAGGCTTTGGAGGATTTGATCAGGAAGGAAACTATCTCGGAATTAAAGAATTACAAAGGCAAGATAGATCTGGATATTGACTTGAACGCTCTCAGGGAACGTAAATGTCGGTATTAG
- a CDS encoding PIN domain-containing protein has product MSVLVDTSAWIDYFRSGNDFQKLDYLIEENLVLINDLILAELIPFLKIRKQNKVIKCLCTVKNLSLSINWTELIEYQFICLQNGINGVGIPDLIIAQNAKQNSCGIYSLDNHFVLMKDILDVQVIA; this is encoded by the coding sequence ATGTCGGTATTAGTTGATACTTCGGCATGGATTGATTATTTCAGGTCTGGTAATGACTTTCAAAAACTTGACTACCTGATTGAAGAGAACCTGGTCCTGATCAATGATCTAATTTTGGCTGAGCTGATACCATTTCTGAAAATCCGTAAGCAGAACAAAGTAATTAAGTGTTTGTGTACGGTTAAAAATCTGTCTTTGTCCATCAATTGGACTGAGCTCATTGAATACCAGTTTATATGCCTGCAAAATGGTATAAACGGTGTTGGAATACCTGACCTTATAATCGCTCAGAACGCAAAGCAGAACAGTTGTGGGATATACTCGTTGGATAACCATTTTGTTTTGATGAAAGATATTCTGGATGTTCAGGTCATTGCATAA